In Littorina saxatilis isolate snail1 linkage group LG8, US_GU_Lsax_2.0, whole genome shotgun sequence, a single genomic region encodes these proteins:
- the LOC138972548 gene encoding uncharacterized protein, protein MQPTAAAVIVVFVVLTVHNTAAIDPPPQPLPDTPLQTFLARLVKLAVPIRPPWSNAKQFGGLFFYERLDNTPYYFDPVPTYANGSLLINKTISERFAPEINLMVNYLVAAPVKKGPGNVRSTHVEDFVLREWGDDLINNYTAAHGITPPSFAVLYTYWSPCVKCTNLIVNFANNHRNLNLTLAYTALYDSHANESLNKIRNANVNVVIVDECKDPIKTKRSAGIAICQLNTLQGCLLERLDDRCCFQNQTDKVMFVNAFAAECYPEYSQACSESLIEGWLGACQHNTSALRSNLYSLVEACASKALSNPLQASMLNKFTGILNCANCLQAPPKSCGVKQLSACGHRGFRCTTTAGNSMCRDDHYCGLHGESYSWCYVDDDDHWDYCCLGSCKMDTDQDALMCYAGQETHNSSVSDSRQVQRFCGDAGITTVKGEACRSDHACGTHNGTDYYWCFKQSDSDGMDWDYCCRPDQVCSRNGETYNWCFVGQNRTKFACNSTREAKCTTRALCPCSGSAECNQNPTNAAAEIVAALAIMQFLLLGIFAVVATQVPRLQLIN, encoded by the exons atgCAGCCCACAGCTGCTGCAGTTATCGTGGTCTTCGTTGTGCTCACTGTTCACAACACTGCGGCCATAGACCCGCCACCACAACCCCTGCCGGATACTCCGCTACAGACTTTCCTTGCGAGGCTTGTAAAACTAGCTGTTCCAATCAGACCGCCGTGGTCGAACGCTAAACAGTTCGGTGGTTTGTTTTTCTACGAGCGGCTGGACAATACTCCATACTATTTTGACCCGGTTCCAACCTACGCAAACGGCAGTCTGTTGATTAACAAAACTATTAGTGAGAGGTTTGCACCTGAAATCAATTTGATGGTCAATTATCTGGTTGCTGCGCCGGTCAAGAAGGGACCCGGAAACGTTAGGTCTACTCATGTCGAAGATTTTGTCTTGAGAGAATGGGGCGATGACCTGATAAACAATTACACTGCTGCTCACGGAATCACCCCTCCCAGTTTTGCTGTACTGTACACTTATTGGTCTCCTTGTGTAAAATGCACAAATCTGATCGTCAATTTTGCCAACAATCATAGAAACTTGAATCTGACCCTTGCCTACACTGCACTGTACGATAGCCATGCTAACGAAAGTTTAAACAAAATCAGAAATGCGAACGTGAACGTCGTGATTGTGGACGAGTGTAAGGACCCTATTAAGACCAAAAGAAGCGCCGGCATCGCCATCTGTCAACTGAACACTCTTCAAGGATGTCTCTTGGAACGGCTTGACGATCGGTGTTGCTTCCAGAACCAGACCGACAAGGTCATGTTCGTCAACGCTTTTGCTGCAGAATGCTACCCTGAATACAGTCAAGCGTGTTCTGAGTCACTCATCGAAGGCTGGCTTGGTGCGTGCCAACACAACACGAGTGCACTGCGAAGCAACTTGTACAGCCTGGTGGAAGCATGTGCATCAAAAGCCCTCTCGAATCCCCTGCAAGCGTCTATGCTGAACAAGTTCACTGGTATTCTCAACTGTGCAAACTGCCTGCAAGCTCCCCCCAAGTCATGTGGCGTAAAGCAGCTTTcag CCTGTGGTCATCGTGGGTTCCGGTGCACGACGACAGCGGGGAACTCCATGTGTCGAGATGACCACTACTGCGGTCTGCACGGAGAGTCGTACTCCTGGTGCTACGTGGACGATGATGACCACTGGGACTACTGCTGCCTGGGCTCCTGCAAGATGGACACTGACCAAGACGCGTTGATGTGCTATGCAG GCCAAGAAACGCACAACTCGAGCGTGTCAGACAGCCGGCAGGTTCAACGTTTCTGTGGGGATGCTGGCATCACAACGGTGAAAGGAGAGGCATGCCGATCAGACCATGCCTGCGGCACTCACAACGGCACCGACTACTACTGGTGTTTCAAGCAGTCCGACTCAGATGGCATGGACTGGGACTACTGTTGTCGACCAGACCAAGTGTGCAGCCGGAACGGCGAAACTTACAATTGGTGCTTCGTTGGGCAAAACCGCACGAAATTCGCGTGCAATTCGACTCGCGAGGCAAAATGCACAACCAGGGCCCTGTGTCCCTGTAGCGGTTCTGCGGAGTGCAACCAGAACCCTACTAACGCGGCAGCTGAGATTGTGGCTGCTTTGGCTATCATgcagtttcttcttcttggcaTCTTTGCGGTTGTTGCAACCCAAGTGCCAAGGCTGCAGCTGATAAACTGA